One Papaver somniferum cultivar HN1 chromosome 10, ASM357369v1, whole genome shotgun sequence genomic window carries:
- the LOC113317168 gene encoding alkane hydroxylase MAH1-like produces the protein MDIEYFLSSCPFFSKVFSVICCIFLCFLPLGLYFRNASKAVNYWIFVGTIPSLILNSKRLSEWFVEVFSSLGKSSFYIDGPMFSNLRYLVTCHPQNIEYILKTNFNNFPKGEDFRDVFDILGDGIFNVDSDRWKMQRKFAHAEFSSREFRTLVSSTSRKVVEEQLVPFLAHVSEEGSSVDLQDVCSRFSFEVNINVIFGRYENYLSIELPSNELAVAVDDAQEAILYRHIRPMFFWKLLRMLETGKERKLKKAGKKVRQILEDYISQKKKDLLGGVKTYDCLSTYIKALQDNTSIVSSLPNKDIFLRDEMLTFLIAGRDTITSGLTWFFWLVSKTSAVETKILEELKFVLSTNNSDKETGSTRKWPWIFGSEDLKGLVYLHAALCESLRLYPPLPINRKSAVKKDQLPDGSTVTPGLEILLSFYSVGRMPWIWGEDCLEFKPERWIAENGKLIIEPLYKFFPFNIGPRTCIGKDISFTLMKSVVAAVLFNFHVEVVKGHHVCSKPFINLHMKNGLKVNIKKRITI, from the coding sequence ATGGATATCGAGTATTTTCTATCTTCTTGTCCATTCTTCTCGAAAGTATTTTCTGTAATTTGCTGTATCTTCCTTTGTTTTCTCCCTCTAGGCTTATATTTCAGAAACGCCAGCAAAGCCGTAAACTACTGGATCTTCGTTGGCACGATTCCATCTTTAATATTGAATTCCAAGCGCCTGTCTGAATggtttgttgaagttttcagttCACTTGgcaaaagttcattttatataGATGGACCCATGTTCTCGAATCTTAGATATCTTGTAACTTGTCACCCACAAAACATCGAATACATACTCAAAACCAACTTCAACAATTTCCCGAAGGGAGAGGATTTCAGGGATGTTTTCGATATACTTGGTGATGGGATTTTTAACGTGGATTCTGATCGTTGGAAGATGCAAAGAAAATTTGCTCATGCAGAATTCTCATCCAGAGAATTCAGAACCCTAGTTTCAAGCACGAGTCGAAAGGTGGTAGAAGAACAATTAGTCCCATTTTTAGCTCATGTTAGTGAAGAAGGGTCAAGCGTTGATTTACAAGATGTTTGTTCGAGATTTTCTTTTGAAGTTAACATCAATGTTATATTTGGAAGATACGAAAATTATCTTTCCATAGAGCTTCCTTCAAATGAGCTAGCTGTGGCTGTGGATGATGCACAAGAAGCGATACTATACAGGCATATTAGGCCTATGTTTTTTTGGAAATTACTGCGTATGCTTGAAACTGGTAAAGAGAGAAAATTAAAGAAAGCGGGAAAAAAAGTACGCCAAATTCTCGAAGATTACATTAGTCAAAAGAAAAAAGACTTGCTCGGAGGAGTTAAAACATACGATTGCTTATCAACTTACATAAAAGCTCTACAAGATAACACTAGTATTGTTTCTTCTTTACCTAATAAAGATATTTTTCTTAGAGATGAAATGCTAACCTTTTTGATAGCTGGAAGAGACACAATTACATCGGGTCTCACTTGGTTTTTCTGGCTAGTTTCCAAGACATCCGCTGTCGAGACAAAGATCTTAGAAGAGCTGAAATTTGTACTGTCTACAAATAACAGTGACAAAGAAACAGGAAGCACCCGTAAATGGCCATGGATTTTTGGTTCAGAGGACTTAAAAGGTTTAGTTTATTTGCATGCGGCTTTATGTGAATCTTTAAGACTATACCCACCACTTCCGATTAACCGAAAATCTGCCGTTAAGAAAGATCAACTTCCGGATGGCAGTACAGTTACTCCTGGACTCGAAATACTACTTTCATTCTATTCAGTGGGACGAATGCCATGGATTTGGGGTGAAGATTGTTTGGAATTTAAGCCAGAGAGGTGGATAGCTGAAAATGGGAAGCTAATTATAGAGCCGTTATACAAATTCTTTCCGTTCAACATTGGACCAAGAACTTGTATAGGAAAAGATATATCTTTTACGCTGATGAAGTCTGTTGTTGCAGCTGTCCTATTCAACTTCCACGTTGAAGTGGTGAAAGGTCATCATGTTTGCTCCAAACCATTCATAAACCTtcatatgaaaaatggattgaagGTGAATATTAAGAAAAGAATAACCATATAA